The proteins below are encoded in one region of Holophagaceae bacterium:
- a CDS encoding winged helix-turn-helix transcriptional regulator: MKHGLSDAMIEQVTSLFGALGDQSRLRILRALLDAKGPQSQGAVAEATGLSQANASKHLACLVRVGLVDREPEGNTVFFSPILPLVSNICDLVCGHVSDRVKKNYRALR, translated from the coding sequence ATGAAGCACGGGCTCAGCGATGCCATGATCGAGCAAGTCACCAGCCTTTTCGGAGCCCTGGGCGACCAGTCCCGGCTGCGCATCCTGCGCGCCCTTCTGGATGCGAAAGGGCCCCAAAGCCAGGGGGCGGTCGCCGAGGCGACTGGACTCTCCCAGGCCAACGCGAGCAAACACCTGGCCTGCCTGGTCCGGGTGGGGCTGGTGGACCGGGAGCCGGAAGGGAACACGGTCTTCTTCAGCCCGATCCTGCCGCTGGTCTCCAATATCTGCGACCTGGTCTGCGGGCATGTGAGCGACCGGGTCAAGAAAAACTACCGC